The Canis lupus familiaris isolate Mischka breed German Shepherd chromosome 5, alternate assembly UU_Cfam_GSD_1.0, whole genome shotgun sequence region atcaattccttgatttctcttctgctgcttcattattgttgtacagaaatgcaacagatttctctatATTGCTTGTATATCCTACAAGTTtaactgaatttgtgtatcagttctagccattttttggtgggatcttttcAGTTTCCTATATAGAGTATCATTTCATGTGCAAATAGTGAATGACAACTTCCTTGaagatttggatgccttttattcctttttgttgtccgATTGCTGAtcctaggacttccagtactatgttaaatattattggtgagactggacatccctttcttgttcctgaATTGTTTCTCGCTCCTGAGGAAAGCAGAGATTTTCCTCTGTTGAAGATTATAttatctgtgggtttttcatatttgGCTTTTACTATACTGAGGAATGCTCTCTCTACTCCTAATtggttgagggtttttatcatgaatcaaCATTGTtctctgtcaaatgcttttttctgcatctattgagaagatcatactgttcttatcctttcatttattaatgtggtgtatcatgtcaATTAATTCGTtaatattgaaccaccttgcaGTGcagtaataaatcccacttgattgcgGTGAATGATTCTTATAATGTAGTGTTGGATTCACGTTgcaagtattttattgagaatttttgcatccatgttcatcagaatattggcctgtagtttagtggggtctttgtctgattttggtatcagggtaatgctgaccttacagaataaatttggaagtttttcttctatttctctttttggaatagcttgagaagaatagatattgaCTTTTCTTTAGATGTTTGGTGGAATTGGCCTGTGGGGCCATCTACCCCTAGACTTTTGTTTGGAGATATTTGATTAccgattcaatttctttgctggttattggtctgttcacactttctattttttcctgtttcagattTGTTAGTTTACGTGTGTTTAAGAATTTATccctttcttccagattgtccagTCTGTTGGCATATAGGTTTTTACAATCTcttataatcatttgtatttctgtggtgttggttgttatttttcctctctcatttgtgattctatttgtttgagtcctcttttctttttgataagtcacttttattaattttttcaatgaaCCACAtactggtttcattgatctgttctattaatttttagtttctatatcacttacttctatttaatctttattatttccctcttctGCTGGctccacttgtttctttttttttgtttttttttgtttttgttttgttttgttttgttttagctttttaaagtgtaaagttaggttgattatttgaggtttttcgtgcttctttttttttttttttccttgcttctttaagtaggcctgtattgctgtactttccttttctgactgcttttgctgcatcccgaATGTTTTGGACCACtctgttttcattatcattattttatgtttttttttaaatttcttctttaatttccttgatgATCTATTCATGCTTTAGTTGCAGCagtttaacctctatgtatttacagtcttcccaaattttttcttgtgattgatttcaagtttcaCAGTGTTGTGATAGGAAAATATGCATGGTGTGATCCCATGTTGAGGGTATAAGTCTTAACaattagatcttcttgttgaatagtCCCCTTTATTATGAGATAGTACCcatcttcatctcttgttacaatccttggtttaaaatctaatttgtctaatataaatattgtttttctgcCCTTCTTTTGACATCAATTTGCAtggtaaatatttctccatctcctcactttcaattctgcaggtatctttagatctaaaatgagtcttttgtaggcagtatatagatgttttttaatctattctgttACCCTATGTGTTTTGATTGGAACATTCATTCCATTTACATTCTGAGtcattattgatagatatgaattttattacctgttttgtgttgtttctggagattttctctgttcctttccagtctttgtcacttttattctttctttcccaaagagtctcctttaatatttcttgcaggcatggtttagtggtcatgaattcctttggttttcatttttcttggaaatacattatctcttcttctattctgaataatagctTTGATGGATAGCATATTCTTGCCtgcaatttttctctttcagcacatccaatatatcatgtcactttcttctggcttgtcAAGTTCCTTTTGGCAGATATGCTGCTAATCCcatttgtcttcctttgtaaaTTAGGGACTCCTTTTGTCTTGTtgcttttacaattttcttttttcttaaagaactcCTTTAGGCATCATTTGTGACAACTGTATGATGATACTAATTTGGGAATATTGAAAGATTGATGTACGTAGACATAGAGAACAGATTCCTTCAATCACCAGAAGTATTATGAGGCATAATGGCTAAATAGGAACCAGAGATCACAATCATAATTCAAAGGTAGAGATGATTCAGCAGCCAGTAAATTTGTGTTAAGTCTGAGAATATTGAGTTAGAGCATTTTATATCTTACCTGACTATAAGCATCCTTTCTGGAAACTGATATAGACCTGAGTCTGAAGGTGGAAGTCAGATTAGCTCAGTTACGAAAAATGTAGAGTGGATAAGTGGTTGACCCTTGGTCTTTGTATATGCGTATACTCACATTGCAagttttgtgcattttatttttctaggtcATAGTTTTGGGAATCTGCCATGATTTGGGaatttttcagcctttttttctttgaatatgctttctggttctttttcactttcctgctgaggctttttaaaattatttttatttatttatgatagtcacagagagagagagagagaggcagagacacaggcagagggagaagcaggctccatacaccgggagcccgacgtgggattcgattccgggtctccaggatcgctccctgggccaaaggcagccgctaaaccgttgcgccacccatgAATCCCTCCTGCTGAGGCTTTTGAAATGCATATATTGATCCATGTGGTAGCATCCAATAAGTCCTTCATGTTTTCTccactatttttcattcttctttcattttgcttttctgactGAATAATTTTCGGTGTCCTTTAACCAAATTCAGTGATCCTATCTTTTGTTTGATCTTGTTTACTTTTGATTCCCTGATGAATTTTCCAGTTGAGTTgttgtattcttcagctccatGATTTCTGCTTAATACTTTTATAAAGaacctatttatttctttgagagagagagaatacaagtgttgaggagggatagagggagaagcagactcctgctgagcaggtagGCTGacagggggctggatcccagggagACAATTAGCCAACTGAGGCACTAATGTGCACCTGTTTAATATTaagttttctgtctctgtgttgaAATTTTCCCTTGGTTTGTGTATTGTTCTCTGACTccaatgagtatctttatgacagTTATTTTGAATTATCTATCAGTTAAatcacatcttttcattttattagtgtTAATTTGTGGAGATTTCTCTTATTCCTTTTTGTAAAGTATTTCAACTTGCCTTCATTTTCATAGACTCTCTGCATTGGTGTCTGCACATTAGACAAAACACTGATCTGTCCAAATATTCATGATCTTGCCTTGGACTCAAGAAAGTACCACCAATATGCTTGGTCAGAGACTCTGGAGGCCTCTCAAGTTTTTGCAGGTTAAtcctctttctttgttcttagtTGTtccttcactcccacccccaagcATCCATTGTGTTAAGTTGTGTCTGTGTTCTAAAATAAGCAACACTGAAGCCAATTCCTCAGCCAGCTCACAGATAATTTGTGCTATTGTACATGTGGTGTACATTTTCCCCTTCACCCAAGAGAAGCTGTAAGAAAGGAGTTTTCAATTGCTTGCTATATACTGAGCCAGTGGGAGGATTTCTGGTGACTTCCAGCCAAACCACCATCTCTTTTGTCTCTCACCCTGGGCAGCTAAGTATGCCATGTCTTatctctcctctgctttctgaCACAGACTATCTGGAAGCCAGTTTTCTGAATAGACCTCATAACAGTTGGGGCATTGGATACACGGTGTATTCTTGTCCTCCTCAGGGAGAAGCCAGGAACTGGGGAGTTTTGTCCCAGTTTGAAAGTGCTGTGCAAGGATAACTATGGGGATATAGAATTTTCTTGGCAGTTCCAATATGACTAGATTCATGTTTTAACTGGGGGCAGGATTACCGTAATTAGTATCTGGATTTCTTACAAAGGGAATAGGTACACAAAACGTTTGAATCAGTGTGTTCATTGTGGCTAGGAGGTTCTAAAGCTTCCTCTTCTGCTGTCTAGCTGAACAGgaaatgataatttatttttgtctcctcCTTGAGAGATGCCCAATCCCTACAGTAGAGGGAAACCTTGAGTATAATTTTGAGTCCCTAAGGAATTAGAGATACATCATGGTCCTTTGTGTAAATAGATCCCCTCAATACCCTATTACACCAGAAACCATTCCCTGTGGAAGAGACTGAGTAAGCTTCTGCCCTGTTTATGACTGAGTACATTATATCATTCCACTCACCTTAAGTCTTCTGTGATTTACCAAGTGGCAAAAATGATAATAATCAAGGCTGTTTATTTCTGTGTGCTGCTTAAGAGGACTCAGAGTCAGAAGTTACTATCTGTGGTTCAGAAGGATTTCCAGGACACATAAGAATTACTTGTGGGCTACGTGCTCCTACGATCAAAACAAGCCAACCTTTGAGGACTAAATCTGCTGTTTCAGGACCACAGGGCTAATTCTGGTAAGGAAGGACCAAGGTGTTCTTGCCTAAAGAGGGTGAGTTTCTgaattccatttatattcatGTCTTCCTTTTGTGATGGAAGTCCAGGGATCTAAGATATGCCAGTTTCTTTCTAGGTTTTGCAGCCCTGAGACTTACCTGAAATTGGTAGAAGGACGTGTTTGAGGGGAGGGTGATGGTGCAGGGAAGGTTCAGAGACATTATTAGGTTCAAAGGATGCAATTTATCATTCAATTCCATGGACAGATCTCTCACTTTTGTACATTTATGGTTTTTACTCTGTGACATAGGGCAGTAGCTTAAACTTTCCTAGGTCCTTTAGGTTTGAGTTATAAAGAATGTTCTTCATTCCCACCACATCAAATCTAATCCCCATTAGAAGCCAGCACCAGTTTGCTGGGGTTGTTGCCTCCAATTTACTGGTTAGGGGAAGGGTCATGTggtcaaagaaatgaaatgagagaagacGATTCTCTCTTGGTCCAATCTTCTCCCTTAACCTTTGGTTTTCACAACAATCCTGTTGGCATATGGAAGCACCGGCCTTCTTGCTGTGGGTAACGTTTTGAATGTCTTTGCTTATGCAGCTTATAAAGTCTCTAATGAGGGAATGCTCATATCACTAGATTCATGATAATAGTAAAGGGGATTCTGTGAGTCCAGGTTGGGCTAGTCTCAGATATTCCCAGAACAAACCCAACTCTTATGAGGAGATATGGTGGGAAAATTTGAATTGTTCTCTgtgtaactttttcttttgtgctcACAGATCCCTTTAGAGAAGAATGGCTCCTGGAAATGCTTCTCTTGTGACTGAATTCATTCTGGTGGGGCTCACAGACCTACCAGATCTCCAGCTCCCCCTGTTCTGCTTGTTTCTACTCATGTATGTGGTCACTGTGCTGGGAAATTTATGCTTGGTCACTCTAATCGGGCTGAATCCACACCTCCATACCCCCATGTactttttcctcttcaatttGTCCTTCATAGACCTCTTTTATTCATCTGTGTTTACTCCCAAAATGCTGATTCACTTCACATCCAAGAAAAATATTATCTCCTACAGGGGGTGCATGacccaacttttctttttctgtttttttggtatttctgAAGCTTATGTGCTGACATCCATGGCCTAtgatcgctatgtggccatctgtaaccCACTTTTGTATAATGTTGTCATGTCCCCTAATGTGTGTTCCCTCCTTATGCTTGGTTCATATTTGATGGCATTCTCAGGAGCCATGGCCCACACTGGATGCATGCTGAGACTGACCTTCTGTGATGCAAACACCATCAACCATTACTTGTGTGAcatcctccctctgctccagctctCCTGCACCAGCACGTATGTGAATGAGCTGGTGGTTTTCATTGTGGTGGGCATCAATGTGATTGTGCCTAGTGTCACCATCTTTGTGTCTTATGGTTTCATCCTCTCTAGCATCCTGAGCATCAGCTCCACTGAAGGCAGGTCCAAAGCCTTCAGCACCTGCAGTTCCCATGTAATtgcagtttctctcttttttggttcAGGTGCATTTATGTATCTTAAACCATCTTCTGCTGGGTCTATGGATGAGGGGAAAATCTCCTCTGTCTTTTATACCAATGCGGTTCCCATGATGAACCCCCTCATTTACAGCTTGagaaacaaagacattaaaattgCTGTGAGAAATACTTTGAACAGGAGACAGTTTTGAGCAGAAAGAAATTCTCTCTGTGTAGTTTATTACACACAGGGAGATTCTGTGTGTAAATAAAGCACTTTGATTGGCTATCTTCCTATCTTTCCTAATACGGTAAAGGGAGAGTGagtctcatattttatttttagtctttataAAGTAGGTCCTATTCTTTTCCTCACCAATACCACAATATCATCCTCATCTTTTTGTTCTGCTTAGTAATAGCATTAGGTAAGAAAcatattgtctttttcttttcctgttttcatttcgaACTTGTTTTTTCCTCTGGAACATGATGAATGGTCTTTAAAGTATTGAATTAAGTTACAGGAGGGTGACAATTCATTATTGAGGGTACTCTTATCTGCCACttgttattaaaaaatgtatcaggTACTCTATTCGTATTCTCATTTTTCCATCCTCCAATTGGCAAGAATATGTCTCCATTAATGGCAGAGGTTGAAGATTCTATAATGACAATCAAGGTTAATCCATTTTGCATATGTAAACATCACATACCAAGAGTCTTTTCAcagacttttctttttacctttgtaTAGTCAAACCAACACATATCTgatcatcaaaatatatttattgtatggATGGGAAAGTGAAACTTAGTATAGTTAGATTTACCTAAAATCAcacagcttttattttctttatttttattttttatttttttcacacagcttttaaagaaaaagtttagaCTAAGTTCTTAGCTTTCTGGTTCATGTCTATTACTCTATGTAGTCTATTTtgctttactttcttctttttttatttcaagtttttatttaaattccactagttgatgtacagtgtaatattggtttcaggtgtagaatttcatgatttatcacttacatagaacacccagtgctcatcacaaccagttccctccttaacccccatcacccatttaatgcatctccccatcccctccactccagcaaccttcagttacTTCTCTGTTATCAAgaatctgttttatggtttgcctctctcactttccctacccccatattcatttgttttattccttaaaatccacctatgagtgaaattatatgttatttctctttctctgacttattttgcttagcataatattatctagatccatccacatatttgcaaatagcaagatttcattcctttttatggcggagtaatattccattgttcatatatattacatcttctatatctacatatatattacatcttctttagtTGGTGGACTTTTGGCCCTTCCATAATTTGTctcttgttgataatgctgctataaacattggttgtatgtcttcctctgaatcagtatttttgtattctttgggtaaatacctcatAGTACTATTGCTGGATTataggttagttctatttttgtccttttgaggaaattccatactgttttccagagtggctgcacccgtttgcattcctaccaacagtgtaagacaatt contains the following coding sequences:
- the OR8B1M gene encoding olfactory receptor family 8 subfamily B member 1M — translated: MAPGNASLVTEFILVGLTDLPDLQLPLFCLFLLMYVVTVLGNLCLVTLIGLNPHLHTPMYFFLFNLSFIDLFYSSVFTPKMLIHFTSKKNIISYRGCMTQLFFFCFFGISEAYVLTSMAYDRYVAICNPLLYNVVMSPNVCSLLMLGSYLMAFSGAMAHTGCMLRLTFCDANTINHYLCDILPLLQLSCTSTYVNELVVFIVVGINVIVPSVTIFVSYGFILSSILSISSTEGRSKAFSTCSSHVIAVSLFFGSGAFMYLKPSSAGSMDEGKISSVFYTNAVPMMNPLIYSLRNKDIKIAVRNTLNRRQF